The DNA sequence GCCCGGTCGGCGACGCGAGCGCGCTCAGACCGGGCCCGTCGAGTTCCCCCAGGGCCGTCCGCCGCCCGGAGACGGCCAGCAGCAGCGAGAGCGCGGGGCCGCGCACCTCCGGTCCTTCGCCGACGGAGACCTCGGCGTCCGTCGCGGCCAGCCGCACCCGCGAGGTCAGCTCCTTGGCGCCGCCGAACGACGCGGGGGTACGGAGCTGCAACCGCAGCCCCCGGACCACCGCCTGCGGCGGATAGGCGCGGATCAGGCCCAGCGGACGGCGGATGTCCTCCCCGTGGACGACCTCCTCGACGAGCCGGCTGTCGAGGGGCGCCGGGGGAGTGGACGTCCGCGACGCCACCTGCCGCAGCCGCTCCAGCGTCTCCGCGGGCGACGCGGCCCGCTCCCGCTCCACGCCCCGCGCGTTCTGCCGGTCGAAGTCGAACCGGGCCCTGGCCAGCCCGGCCACGAACCCGAGCCGTGTCGTGCGCGCCGTGTCGACGAGGTGGGCCACCACGTCGTGCACGGTCCACCCGTCGCAGAGCGACGGCCGCCGCCACTGCTCGTCGTCGAGCCCCGCCAGGTCCTCGATCAGCGCCGCGCGCTCGGTGTGCACCATCGGCCAGACGTCGTCGTTCACGGCGTTCACGGTTTCTCCTCGGCCCGCTCCCGGATGCCGGGCCCTTCCCGGTGTCCGTGTGAGAGATGACCGCCCGCGCCGCCGGAACTCATCGCCCGACGCCCGCGTCACCCCGTTGCGCCGGGCGCCTGCGGTCCGGCTCTATCCCTGCGGCCCGGGAGCCCCCGCCCCCGCCACCACCATGGTCACCAGCAGCGCGTGGCTCTCGTCGAGGCTCTCGGGCAGCCCGAACGCCCCGTCCGTCTCGAGGACGGCGAAGCCGTGGACCGCGGCGCGCAGGCAGCGGGCCATGTGGACGGCTGCCGAGTCCGTCATCCCGTACGAGCGCAGCGCGGCGCGGATGATGTCGAGCAGCCGCTCCCCGGCCTCGGCCGTACGCGGCTCCGGGGTCTGGAGCATCGCGGCGTAACGGTGCGGGGCGCGGAGCGTGAAGGCCCGCCAGGCCGTCATGAAGGCGCGCAGCGCCTCCTCGCCCGAGCGGCCGAGCACGGCGAGGCCGACCTCGTCGGCCAGGTCGTTCATGATCCGCGCCGAGACGAGGTCGCGGAGCTCGGCGAGATTGCGCACATGCTTGTAGAGGGACGGTGTGGCGACGCCCGCCCGGCCCGCGACGGCCGAGAGGGTGAGGGCGGCGGGGCCCGCCTCGTCGACGGTCTCCAGAGCGAAGGCGACGACCGCGTCCGCGGACAGCGACGCCCTAGGCACGGGAGGTGTCCTTCAGGAAGGCCAGGACGGCCGAGGCGACTTCGGCGGGGGCCTGGACGTGCGGATAGTGGCCCGCGCCCTCGATCGTCACCAGCCGCCCGAGCCCCTCGGGCATCATCGCCACGATGCCCTCGCCCTCGGCCACCGGGTCCGCCCAGTCGGGGTCCAGGGTGCCTTCGACGACCAGTGCGGGGCAGCGGATGTCGCCCAGCCGGGCGCCCGCGTCGACGGGGGCGGACATGCCCATCCTGCTCACCACGGCCATCCGGCCCGGCCTGCGCAGATCTGCCTCCAGCGCTTCCCGGTGCGCGGCGTACCCCTCGGGCCGAGTGCCCGGGTAGGCGTGGTCCAGGTAGCGCTTCCACAGGCCGACGCTGCGCAGCAGTCCCGTGCCGAGGAGCAGCGACATGCCCTTGCGGTAGCGGGCGTCGGAGAGCAGGGCGCGTGCGTCGATCTTCTGCGCGCGGGTGAAGGGGCTGATCTCCACCACGGCGGTGACCAGTTCGGGCGCCTCGGCGGCCGCGATGGTGGCGGCGCCCCCGGCGAAGGAGTGGCCCACGACGACCGCGGGGCCGCCCAGGTGGCGGATCACGGCGAGCAGGTCGCCCGCCGCGTCGGTGCGGGTGTAGGACGCCCAGCCGGTGCTCGACTCGCCGTGCCCCCGCTGGTCCACCGCGGCGACCCGGTGGCCGGCCCCGGCGAGCAGGGCGCCCAGCTCCCGGAAGGCCGCTCTGTTGTCGCCCATGCCGTGGGCGAGCACGATCAGTGGCCCCTCGCCGGTCACCTCGTACGCGAGGCGGCCGCCGTCGGTCTCCAGGAACTCGGTCATGATCCACCCCGTGGGTCGGTGTGCCGTGGTTAATGTCGTTAGCCGTAAAGCTAATAGCATTAGCTTCGGCTGTCAACGACACGTTCGCCCACGACACGACCGCCGACGGCAGGGCTCTCGACGGCACGGCTGTCTGCGGTGCGGAGGCCGACGGCGCAGACATCAGCGGGTGCGGGCGCAGGTGCAGATGTCGGAGCGGCGTGCGGGTCCGGCGGACGAACGGCGGTGTGCTCAGTCGGCGGCGGGCGGCGGGCAGACCGTGCGGGCGTACAGCGTCACGCGACCGCCCTTGAGGTCCGTGCGGGCGCAGACGGTGAAGTCGCGTGCGAGCACCCGGCGCTTGACCCGCTCCGCGGGCGTCGTGTCCAGCGGCTGCCCCTCCGGGTCGGCGAGCACCACCACCACGCGGGCGCGCGACAGCCGCCGCCCGATCTCCCCGGGCGCCACCTCGGTCCCCTGGAGCGTCCCCGACGCCGCGGGGGACTCCGCGAGCGCGATGTCGGCCGTCCCGGCGAGGCGGCCGGGATACGACAGCGTCCACTCACGGCGCCGGGCCGGGGTGAACAGGACGGCGTCGGCCCCCGCCGACAGCCGTGCCGCCTCCGCGGCGATGGCCGTGACGTCGTCCTTGCGGCTGTCCGGCGTCCTCATCTGCGCACTGACCGGCAGCAGCGCCGGCGCGCACAGCAGGCCCGCGGCACCCACCGCCGCCGCCCGCGCGGCCCGGCCGCGCACCACCCGTCCCGCACCGTCCGCCGCCCGTACCAGCGCCGCGCCGACGAGCAGGGCGAGACCGATGTGGGAGTAGAGCACGTAGCGGTCCACGTAGACCGGCTGGTGCACCGCCGCCGACTGCAGGACCGCGGTCGGCAGCAGCGCCAGCGCCAGGGCGGGCGTGCCGACGGCCGCCGCGCTCCCTCCCCGCCGTGCCAGGAACCACCGGCAGACCACGGCCAGGGCGGCGAAGCCCGCGATCTCGCACCACTCGCGCGCACCCGGGCCGCTGATCCAGGACACCTGGCCCGACTGGGCCGCGCTGAGGACGGCCAGCGGCGCCAGCGCCATGGCCACGGCCGCCGCCGTGACGGCGAAGCACCTGCGCGCGCGGGAGGCCGCGGCGGGGGAGAACCGAAGCGCCACGCCGTGGGCGAGCAGCGCGAGCACCGCGAACTCGTGCAGCAGCGCGGCCGTC is a window from the Streptomyces zhihengii genome containing:
- a CDS encoding maleylpyruvate isomerase family mycothiol-dependent enzyme; this encodes MVHTERAALIEDLAGLDDEQWRRPSLCDGWTVHDVVAHLVDTARTTRLGFVAGLARARFDFDRQNARGVERERAASPAETLERLRQVASRTSTPPAPLDSRLVEEVVHGEDIRRPLGLIRAYPPQAVVRGLRLQLRTPASFGGAKELTSRVRLAATDAEVSVGEGPEVRGPALSLLLAVSGRRTALGELDGPGLSALASPTGPAA
- a CDS encoding TetR/AcrR family transcriptional regulator, with product MPRASLSADAVVAFALETVDEAGPAALTLSAVAGRAGVATPSLYKHVRNLAELRDLVSARIMNDLADEVGLAVLGRSGEEALRAFMTAWRAFTLRAPHRYAAMLQTPEPRTAEAGERLLDIIRAALRSYGMTDSAAVHMARCLRAAVHGFAVLETDGAFGLPESLDESHALLVTMVVAGAGAPGPQG
- a CDS encoding glycosyltransferase family 39 protein, which encodes MIRPRRKARPARPFDGGAIELREQDRDASRTAAAPDAPAWPSARGAVIVPALAALALGLWGLTRQGTLWRDESVTYQVAHRSLPEIVDLLGGADAVHGLHYLAMHALFGVWDGGLLTLRLPSAVAVAAAAGLVAATGLRLTGRPAVGLVAGLVFAVTPEVQMYAQEGRSYALVCALVALATWQFTGLGPDATPGRWFRYGAVVLTAALLHEFAVLALLAHGVALRFSPAAASRARRCFAVTAAAVAMALAPLAVLSAAQSGQVSWISGPGAREWCEIAGFAALAVVCRWFLARRGGSAAAVGTPALALALLPTAVLQSAAVHQPVYVDRYVLYSHIGLALLVGAALVRAADGAGRVVRGRAARAAAVGAAGLLCAPALLPVSAQMRTPDSRKDDVTAIAAEAARLSAGADAVLFTPARRREWTLSYPGRLAGTADIALAESPAASGTLQGTEVAPGEIGRRLSRARVVVVLADPEGQPLDTTPAERVKRRVLARDFTVCARTDLKGGRVTLYARTVCPPPAAD
- a CDS encoding alpha/beta fold hydrolase; amino-acid sequence: MTEFLETDGGRLAYEVTGEGPLIVLAHGMGDNRAAFRELGALLAGAGHRVAAVDQRGHGESSTGWASYTRTDAAGDLLAVIRHLGGPAVVVGHSFAGGAATIAAAEAPELVTAVVEISPFTRAQKIDARALLSDARYRKGMSLLLGTGLLRSVGLWKRYLDHAYPGTRPEGYAAHREALEADLRRPGRMAVVSRMGMSAPVDAGARLGDIRCPALVVEGTLDPDWADPVAEGEGIVAMMPEGLGRLVTIEGAGHYPHVQAPAEVASAVLAFLKDTSRA